One Gimesia aquarii DNA segment encodes these proteins:
- the pssA gene encoding CDP-diacylglycerol--serine O-phosphatidyltransferase, whose protein sequence is MKKRKLIAVLPTLLTLGNAACGFGAITYAAKVGPEYLGQAANGGGLTRILGTSPGIYNSFDNQHLFVAAVLIFVAMLFDALDGSAARWANQTSEFGAQLDSLCDAISFGIAPAFLMLQMVQFRTEYHPRLLWVIALLFAVCTILRLARFNVETDEDDTHEGFSGLPSPAAAGTVASFPIAMRGLQRLAEDSEPESFAQTVSLWLIPAVEMSLPWITLAVAALMVTRIQYAHVFNQLFTGQRSRRHVIQLVFSFALIFLVRELAIPVLFCYFAFSAPIHAFWGEVISGRLYKSKQI, encoded by the coding sequence ATGAAGAAGCGTAAACTGATTGCTGTACTTCCGACGTTGTTAACGTTGGGTAATGCCGCCTGTGGATTTGGTGCAATTACTTATGCGGCAAAAGTCGGTCCGGAATACCTCGGTCAGGCTGCCAACGGAGGTGGATTAACCCGTATCTTGGGAACTTCCCCCGGAATATACAATTCGTTTGATAATCAGCATCTGTTTGTTGCAGCGGTTCTCATCTTTGTGGCGATGCTGTTTGATGCACTGGATGGCAGTGCTGCCCGCTGGGCCAATCAGACGAGTGAATTTGGAGCACAACTCGACAGCCTGTGTGATGCCATTAGCTTCGGAATAGCCCCCGCATTTCTAATGCTACAAATGGTTCAGTTCAGAACCGAGTACCATCCGCGGTTATTGTGGGTGATTGCACTCCTGTTTGCTGTCTGCACGATTCTAAGGTTAGCTCGATTTAATGTGGAAACGGATGAAGACGACACTCATGAAGGCTTTAGCGGGCTCCCATCGCCGGCTGCAGCAGGAACTGTTGCCTCTTTTCCCATTGCGATGCGAGGGCTTCAGAGGTTGGCTGAAGATTCCGAACCGGAATCATTTGCACAGACAGTCTCTCTATGGCTGATACCAGCTGTTGAAATGTCGCTCCCCTGGATTACGCTGGCAGTAGCCGCTTTGATGGTTACACGGATTCAGTATGCCCATGTGTTTAATCAATTGTTCACAGGTCAACGTAGTCGAAGACACGTCATTCAGTTGGTTTTTTCCTTTGCATTGATTTTCCTGGTCCGCGAATTGGCGATCCCCGTTTTATTCTGTTATTTCGCGTTTTCCGCGCCAATTCATGCTTTTTGGGGAGAAGTTATCTCTGGGCGACTATACAAATCAAAACAAATCTGA